The Alligator mississippiensis isolate rAllMis1 chromosome 3, rAllMis1, whole genome shotgun sequence DNA window aaCATGGTGACAATACCTATTTGCCAACTAGCTTGGGGTCTCATTATGCTACTCACTTGGAGTAAATGAATCCCTACCTCAAAATGTAAGCTGAGCGAGAATACAGGTCTTTCCAAAgcaaagtgctagacttcaggaagatcCATGTCTTTCAAAACTGATACAATTTCAGTCTTACTGTTTGGTAGCTATCGCATGTCACCTACACTTACTTTGTCTCATGAACTTGCTTCACTAGAAAGTGTGGAAGTTCTTACCGTTGGGCAATCCTAGGGCTCCATCTGGTGGTGAATCAGTATTACTTGTTTCTGCTTCACATTCTAATCTTGTCAAAATCTCAGATGAATTGAGCATCGCTTCAGAATCTAGAGATAAAGATCTTGATGCATGATACTCCTTGGGACAATCTGCAAGTGTGCCAAATAGCTGATCATTAGTATTGCTGCTTTTGGTCTCTAAAAAGCTTATTTCTTCTTTTTGAGGAGTATGTGAAGATAATGGCATTTCCACTACACCACTGTCAAGAAACTGCTGTGTTAATACAATCTTATCCGTTGTGCTCTCTCTGCTGCCAGTGACTTCTGTATCAAATGGTACAATAGGTGGAGAAGTGTGTGTGATTTGTGATTGTTCATTAGGCAGTTCTTTAAATAAAGGAGTCTGGCTTTCAAGTAAGATTTCAGATCCTTTTACTACATTATCAGCATGCTGACTGAATGAGCCACATGCAAAACCTTCACTACCAACCTCTTGTGAGTCTTTTAAGGATAGCATTTGTTTATCGGTTGTATGCCTTTCCATTGCTGCCATCTGTTTACTTTCTAACAGTGATGCTTGGCTCACTTCTACAGTCCTGAATGGATTGTTAGTGACTGGTGAATTATCAGTATTCACTTCTATACCAGTCTCACTTCTATCACACGTATCTGATATTTCTAATTTATCATTAGTCACTGCTGTGTGGTCAATAGGTAAAATGTGTCCAGTTTCAGCTACAGTACTCATATCTTTTATGCTTTCTCCAGAGCTTCCAGGAGAAAATAAAGGGGTGGCAATTAAATCATTTTGAGAACTAACAGTATTGGCTGAAGCTGAGTCTTGATGGTTTGCAAAAGTGCTACCTTCATACCACGTATCTTCAAGAGTTAAAGGAGCCATGCTCAAATCTTCAGCAGAGGAACTTGCTGAACCCATTTGTACAACAGCTGCTTTATTTTCTAAGTCAGATTCTTCTAAGATATCTTCCCTGCCAAATTCCAAAGGTTCATGAGCTTCAGAAGATAATAGTTGATAGGACTCAACACCATTTGTCCCATCATTATTTTGGGGGTTGCCTTGTTCAGGATATGTTGCTACTTTGGGTGTTTCTAATAGCGGTTTAAAACCAAACCCTGCTTCTTGGCTTATATTTGACACTTCAAGTGAGTGACTAACTTCATCTCCAGCCGAAGCACAAGAAGATGGTGCAGATGTATGCTTGACTTCATGTTCTTGGCACACATCAGGACTGTTTGACGTCTGTGAGCTACTGTCTTGGTCACAGTGACTTAATATATCAGGATTTTCACCACTTGCTTTCAAAGTGAAAAGATGTTCAGCATCAGTCCATAAATCAGGATCTACTGAGAATGAATGATTACTCTCCTGGGCGTTGCTCTGTAAAATATCTGGGATAAATGTAGTTTGGGGAATTTCAGCTAGTTCATTTCTGTCTGGGTTTAATTTTGCTGTCAATTTAAAGGATGAATCATATGCAATGACAGCATTTTCTGGGGAGCTACACAGTTTTAATGTTTCAGTTACATCTGATTGTTTTTGAACAAAAACATTTACTTTGTCCTCTCCAGTTGAAGTACTGGGTATCAAATCCACATAATCTCTTGCTGAGTTTACCAAACATACTGGCTCAGGTATATCTGGTTGACACTCTTCTACAACAGGACTTTTAGTATGGTCTTGATCTTGCTGCACTATAGCAAAAGGCTGCTCTTTTAAATCCTTTTCTTCTTTACAAAGTATGAATGGATCATACACTTTAAACAGCAGAGGGTCTTGATCCATTTGACTATTGTGAATATTCATGGAGTGCACCCGGTCTTCCTGTTGTTGTTCTTGACAATATAGAAGGGGTGAGTGATTTCCATCGCTACCTGGGTCAGTTCGATGTGTATCTTTTAATTCTTCACTTTGTATTTGTGATCCCCATGCATCAAATTTAGTGTTTAACTGATTCATTTCTAAGCCATTATCTGAATTAAAATATTGGCCTTCCACTGTCTCACCTGCTTGCATTTCTGAATTCCACCATCCCAAATTATCATCTGGAAATCCAGATATTTCCACTCTGGATTTTTGTTCTATTTTAGAATCATCTTCCAATGATATTCTCAATGTATCTGAATCCTTGGAAGAACACTCTTCTTTATGACGTGCTGCAGGAGTTGGTGACATATCACCACTCAGCTGGCATGAATTCCAAACACCTGGACTGTCTGGATTGCCACTGTCTGCATTTCCTTGAACGTCTCTCTGAATTGTTTCCTTGCGTTCTAAGCCTTCAGAAGACTCAGGTATACTGTGATCAGATATGGGTGAGTGAGTAATATCATTTTCCTTTGTTACAGTCCATGCTTTGATGTTTTCAGAACTGTTATCCAAAATAGCCATTTCCTCCTCTTTTCCTAATTTAGTTTCATCCTCTGAACTGTTTTCATCTATTTCAGGACTTGTTGCATCAGACTGTGCATAATAAGGCCCATGTAGTTCAAGAACTTTATGTCCATTTGCTTCCTGGTTGGAATCTGCTTCTATCTCTGCCTCAAGAGCTTCTGATTTCTCTGAATCCTCATTTACTTCAGGACTTGACAAGGAAGATACTGTATcgtcatctacatgtgcattccaGAAATCTAAATGTATTGGAACTTTATGATCGGTGCTTGTTTCAGACTCTTCTTGACTTTTAGTCTCAAAGATCTTTTTTTTAGGAATCTTTATTTCAGGAGTCTCTTCTAATTTCTCATCATGTGTAATGTTCCAGGTCTCTTTATTTTCTCTATGATTATTGGTAGCTGGGGTGACCCCCCACACATTCACAGAGGCATCACTTACATCAGGGCTTGTTGTATTTGAATAGGTATAATCATTTGTTGAACCACTCCATACATTATCCTCTTCACAATAACTTTTGATTTTTAGATCTCTGGATAGGCTACTCCAGGTGTTTGCCACATCAAGAACCTCACTTGTCTCAGGACTTGCTCCAGGGGACTGTACATCTTCATCCATGTGTGAATTCCAAACACTTAAAGTTTGGGGGAAATTATGAAGAGAGGTGACATCCACATCCTCCTTGTCTAGAAGTTTACTCTCCATTGCTAAACTTTCAGAAGCTTCATTTCTCTCAGAATCTATTCCATGTAAAAATGAATTATCCCTCGTAGGCATATTTGTAATACCATGAACTTCAGCATATCCAGAAGAGGGATTCTCCTGCAATTTAATCTTCAGAGTTTCATTCACGAAAGATTTTTCAGTATCGTACCCTAACTCTAGACTATTTTCAGAAGAACCTAATTCAGATTTACACATGTCTAAATTGTTAGGGACCTCATCAGATaaactctcttgagcttctcttaACACCTCTGATGCTTTATTTATCAAATCACTTGGTGCAGCCGAGTCAGAGCTACTCTTCACAGTGCCATTCCAGATATCCAGCTTGTCAAGCGCTGTTGGAGAAGGCGTTTCTTGATTAGCCTCCCCTCTATCAGAGCTTTCAGAGGCACTTTCCATTTCTGGACTTGTTGCGTCCTCTACCTCTATACCTTCCTTAACAGTATTTTTAAGAAGTAACTGGGATATTATACTATGGTTGTACATTTGTGGGTTATGTACATCTAAATCCTCAGAATGTCCTTCTGTCTCAACAATTATTGAAGAAGACTCTGCATTGCTCTGTAATGATCTATTCTTCTCTTCCTGATTGACAAAACTAGTCTGATTAGAAAATGGCATTTCAATTTCTGATTTCTCTATTTCTAGAGCTTCAAAACTGCCACTGTTTCTTATTTCTTCTGGTGAGCTAGGAATTTCAGATTTTGACTTGCTTTCCTCTGAATCTGTACCAGAGGATGGTTTGAATGGTATTAAGGGGGATGCATCACTATCTTGCACAGTCCAAATGTTCCTAATGGTTAACTGTCCACTCGACTCATCCATTCTTGTATTTTCATCTTCTTGCTGCTGAGAGGTATCACAATTTTCCCATCCTGCCTGATGGCTCTGTTGAATTGGTACACTCCACAGATTCAACTGCTGCACTGAAAGCTGAGTACTCTGCTCTGAATCCTTATGAATACTTTCTTGTGTTTGATCTTTATGTGGAATCTCACTTTCTGAGTTACTTGTTGTCAAGTCCAAATGGTTACCCCTGTCTGAACTTGTAGATAATGCAGTGTCCTCTTCAGGGCCTCTGCTCCctatttcttctttttcagcTGTAGTGTCTCCGGCATTCAATTCATTATGTGGCTGAGGTAAGTGATTGATTGTTTGATTAGATACAAGTGGCACTCTAGGGTCTTCAGCATCAGAATGCTTATTTTCACCAACTTCCTCATCTGCTGAAAAATGTTGAGTAAGCATTTGTTCTGAATTAAGTAAAAGTTTATCAGTGTTTGGTAGAATTTCAGAATTTTCTGCTTTCCACTGGCTGCCGTTATTCAGAGGTGAATCCCACAAGTCCACATTTCCAGGGCTTGCGTAAGGTGTATTTCTAGTACATTTTTGTGGTAATGATGCCTTATGTGTTTCCTCAAAAAAATTAGATTCATCTGCATTTGAGCTAATTGCTTGATCAAAAATTGTTTCTTTGTAAAAATGCCTTTCTTCACCTTCCTTCTCATCCTCTATAAATGTAGGTGAAACATATGAATCAGATGTTGAATAATTGGTGTCTAATGGAGAAACAACCAACTCTTCACCCCCATTTGATGAACTAAAGTCTGAGcatttatatgacaaaaaagaGCCTTCCCAGGGAACCAGAGCTTCCAGAGCTTCTTTCTTCATGTTTTTATCATACAGCTCCAATGCATTCATCTTTTCAAATTGTTTTGGTCTCAGTTTAGTGTCACCTAAAACATATTGATTTTCTGTGCTTAGTTCAGGATTGTCCTGCACACCATCCATATTGGAACTTGTATTTTCAGATATACTGAATTCTTCTACTAAATAGTCTCTCCCATTATTCCAGGTTTCTGGTGATAGTTGATTCTTTTGGTTTTCAGACTCATTGTCTGCAGTGATTTCTGAAGTATCTGATAAACTAGTTTGGGACATGACCCATGCATCAGGATTCTTTGTTGAAGTTTGTTCAATATCCAGTTTGGGCATGTTCCATGCATTTTCCAAGGGCTCTGTGGCATCGTGATCAATCTTTGTCCAAACATCATAAGATTCTGCATCAAGTTGCCCATTTTCACCTACAGTACTGTACCATGGATCTGGTGTTGGTTCATTGGACTTCCACAAATCAGTGAAGTCCTCCATTTGTTGCTTAGACTCCTCTATAGACTCACTTTGCAAACAGGTATGTTCAGTAGTTTTCTTCTGGAGTTCTAGGCTCTGTTTGTCTTGGACTGGGTTAAACTGGTTTTCCCACAGACCTACTCTTGAATAGTCCATCTGCCTTGATTGTTTCTGGAGGAATACAGAATCGGAGGCTCTTCTGTCAAAATGTTCCCGTAGTAATGGACTCGTTTTACGATCTTTCCATGAATCAGGACTCTGAAATACAGATTCCTGCTCACTTGAACTCCATGCATCAGCAGTTTTGGTATCTAAATCAAAGCCATCCCACCAACTTCCATACCTAACACGAGATGGAGAATAATTTGCACCATCTATttcattaattttcttaattaCATCTTGTGGGAAAAACAGGGGTGGTCCATTATCTAAAGGTGATGTTTCTACAAGACTGTTCATAGGAGTTGGTGGAATTCTTGTTTCAACAACTTTCAATAACTCTGGTGAAGATGAATCACCTTCCACTAAATCAATCAAACTTGAACTTTTTTCAGACATATCTCCAAGATTTTCTTGCCTATGGTTAAATTCACTATCAAACTCTACTAAATTGTCGTCTTCATTTGTTTTCATTAGTAAATCAGTTGAATAATTAGCCGTGTCACTTTCTAATAGATTTGTCTCATCAAGTCCTTTCTGAACAGTAGGTGGTTGTCCTTCTGATGAATCACTGTTGAGGAAGAAGTCATCTGCTGGGGAATAATCAACAGAACGAGAAGATGACTCAGATCGAACTGTAACCATGGGTGCTAGATCAAAACTGAAAAGATCAAAGTTATCACTGCTGTTTCTTGACTGAGCTGTTTGTTCTTCTGCTATGGCCCCTTCAGGAATGGGGCTGTAAGAATCAAAACCAGGAAGGAGACTGTGATGAGATGCAGCACCTTCTGCAACTGGACTATCATCACTGAGAAAAACTGAGCTCTCCTTGGAAGACCGACTGCTTCTAATGGTAGCTAACCCACTATCTGGACTCACGAGGTCTATATTAACATCAGCATGGGCTTGGATAGATCCATTGAGGTCTTGGGGATTTTCTATAAAATTGACAGAACTGGGCTGTGGTTCTATGTCTGAACCATACAATTCCATAATACCAGAAGAACCTTGTGAAAGTGGTGCACTCCCAGCAACAGCTTCAGTAGATGAAGTTCTGCTGTTGGATACCATTTCTGGTTGTCTCCTATTGATAACTTCcttaattaataaaaatatttgatcACAAGTGACTGAAGAATTTTCTTGCTGATAAATGAGGATCTGGTCACATCCACATTCCAAAGGATCCAGCTCCAAACAAGGATTCTGACATTCTTCTAACTCACAGCAAATctgttgaaaaataaaatgttacaggAAGCTGTTCCAAGCATAGATGAAAATAagtaatacagaaaaataataaattgcTTATCTATTCTTTTTGATTGATTTCTCAATTATCTTGTTGTACCTATCCTTTTAATGAGCACTAAACACATTAACTGGTAAACTCAAAGCCATTACATACTATTTATGTACCTTTTTTTATTTGatccctggggttttttttgttttattcatcATTACTAAATCAAATTCAAAAGATAGTTGGAAGCTGACATATCTCAAAGATGGAAAGACATGTTAATTCTTTGAAAAGGTTTTATACATGCAAGTCAGGACCATCCCTAGGGGGGGTGAATCGGGGCAACCGCCCCGGGCCCCGTGCTTTGAGGGGCCCCGTGGAGCCGGGCAGAGTGGTGTGGCAACTGTGTTGCTGCCAGCTTCACGTCTGGCTGCTCGCCACCCTGCCGCTGGCTTCCTTGCGTCCAGGGGCGGGGCCGTGCACACActaatttgccccaggccctgcaccctgctcggatCGTCTCTGCATGCAAAATACATACACATTTTACATAATAGTTTTGGCCCCTGTCTTGCAATCAGATGCATATACTTGAATCCTTGCGCTTTTACTGAGAACATCCCTCCCAGATGCCATCAGGATCTATTATTTCAAAAACTGTATAGTATTCCAAGGATCCAATCAGATGGAAGATAAAACCAGACACTTGAATCAGAATGCTTTCAAAT harbors:
- the PRUNE2 gene encoding protein prune homolog 2 isoform X4 translates to MEEFLQRTKSKLNRSKRLEKVHVVLGSKSCDLDSLISSLAYAYFLDKVSPPDVLCLPVLNIPRREFSYYTETRFILEELNIPESFHIFRDEINLHQLNDEGKLSLTLVTSNMLTSDDKGLESAVVKVISPDEQCDGSLELQESSSSLVVKEILQEAPELITQQLAHLLRGSILFKCMSMEPERITEKQEKMLLILEEKFPDLPPREEIISVFQETQLIAQGLNIEEVMMKDLKELSDGEIKVAISTVYMSLEDCMFHRNIIGDLKTFIDKYAFDVLVILANYLTEEEQTKQQIAVYSENVELCNQICCELEECQNPCLELDPLECGCDQILIYQQENSSVTCDQIFLLIKEVINRRQPEMVSNSRTSSTEAVAGSAPLSQGSSGIMELYGSDIEPQPSSVNFIENPQDLNGSIQAHADVNIDLVSPDSGLATIRSSRSSKESSVFLSDDSPVAEGAASHHSLLPGFDSYSPIPEGAIAEEQTAQSRNSSDNFDLFSFDLAPMVTVRSESSSRSVDYSPADDFFLNSDSSEGQPPTVQKGLDETNLLESDTANYSTDLLMKTNEDDNLVEFDSEFNHRQENLGDMSEKSSSLIDLVEGDSSSPELLKVVETRIPPTPMNSLVETSPLDNGPPLFFPQDVIKKINEIDGANYSPSRVRYGSWWDGFDLDTKTADAWSSSEQESVFQSPDSWKDRKTSPLLREHFDRRASDSVFLQKQSRQMDYSRVGLWENQFNPVQDKQSLELQKKTTEHTCLQSESIEESKQQMEDFTDLWKSNEPTPDPWYSTVGENGQLDAESYDVWTKIDHDATEPLENAWNMPKLDIEQTSTKNPDAWVMSQTSLSDTSEITADNESENQKNQLSPETWNNGRDYLVEEFSISENTSSNMDGVQDNPELSTENQYVLGDTKLRPKQFEKMNALELYDKNMKKEALEALVPWEGSFLSYKCSDFSSSNGGEELVVSPLDTNYSTSDSYVSPTFIEDEKEGEERHFYKETIFDQAISSNADESNFFEETHKASLPQKCTRNTPYASPGNVDLWDSPLNNGSQWKAENSEILPNTDKLLLNSEQMLTQHFSADEEVGENKHSDAEDPRVPLVSNQTINHLPQPHNELNAGDTTAEKEEIGSRGPEEDTALSTSSDRGNHLDLTTSNSESEIPHKDQTQESIHKDSEQSTQLSVQQLNLWSVPIQQSHQAGWENCDTSQQQEDENTRMDESSGQLTIRNIWTVQDSDASPLIPFKPSSGTDSEESKSKSEIPSSPEEIRNSGSFEALEIEKSEIEMPFSNQTSFVNQEEKNRSLQSNAESSSIIVETEGHSEDLDVHNPQMYNHSIISQLLLKNTVKEGIEVEDATSPEMESASESSDRGEANQETPSPTALDKLDIWNGTVKSSSDSAAPSDLINKASEVLREAQESLSDEVPNNLDMCKSELGSSENSLELGYDTEKSFVNETLKIKLQENPSSGYAEVHGITNMPTRDNSFLHGIDSERNEASESLAMESKLLDKEDVDVTSLHNFPQTLSVWNSHMDEDVQSPGASPETSEVLDVANTWSSLSRDLKIKSYCEEDNVWSGSTNDYTYSNTTSPDVSDASVNVWGVTPATNNHRENKETWNITHDEKLEETPEIKIPKKKIFETKSQEESETSTDHKVPIHLDFWNAHVDDDTVSSLSSPEVNEDSEKSEALEAEIEADSNQEANGHKVLELHGPYYAQSDATSPEIDENSSEDETKLGKEEEMAILDNSSENIKAWTVTKENDITHSPISDHSIPESSEGLERKETIQRDVQGNADSGNPDSPGVWNSCQLSGDMSPTPAARHKEECSSKDSDTLRISLEDDSKIEQKSRVEISGFPDDNLGWWNSEMQAGETVEGQYFNSDNGLEMNQLNTKFDAWGSQIQSEELKDTHRTDPGSDGNHSPLLYCQEQQQEDRVHSMNIHNSQMDQDPLLFKVYDPFILCKEEKDLKEQPFAIVQQDQDHTKSPVVEECQPDIPEPVCLVNSARDYVDLIPSTSTGEDKVNVFVQKQSDVTETLKLCSSPENAVIAYDSSFKLTAKLNPDRNELAEIPQTTFIPDILQSNAQESNHSFSVDPDLWTDAEHLFTLKASGENPDILSHCDQDSSSQTSNSPDVCQEHEVKHTSAPSSCASAGDEVSHSLEVSNISQEAGFGFKPLLETPKVATYPEQGNPQNNDGTNGVESYQLLSSEAHEPLEFGREDILEESDLENKAAVVQMGSASSSAEDLSMAPLTLEDTWYEGSTFANHQDSASANTVSSQNDLIATPLFSPGSSGESIKDMSTVAETGHILPIDHTAVTNDKLEISDTCDRSETGIEVNTDNSPVTNNPFRTVEVSQASLLESKQMAAMERHTTDKQMLSLKDSQEVGSEGFACGSFSQHADNVVKGSEILLESQTPLFKELPNEQSQITHTSPPIVPFDTEVTGSRESTTDKIVLTQQFLDSGVVEMPLSSHTPQKEEISFLETKSSNTNDQLFGTLADCPKEYHASRSLSLDSEAMLNSSEILTRLECEAETSNTDSPPDGALGLPNEAAGDPHYKESKQRTSTASLEQMHVNSKEDTKVDQTALQMDYILMTSEGNISVRKDILETEESDFTFNKANIAEQTQPNEAFSADSLDTFQSISMINESESHSVLGTERDSFHLAQKSPSIMSPNLGDEKRSPESCGWIVLGPNEVNDISPEEIFSRTEARNLGPRHSAKELETVSVQELIHNTQAGVQQGKNPQKSFEQKEYSSLDSLSKEDKNSSITGTDALLLQVVGDDGEWEVCSQQHPRSDMATEQVTEVETEFLSHEREPSQISGSVSEDVGMDIPFDEGLISPNGTEMRPEPPNSLDLNGSHSRRIKLTAPNINLSLDQSEGSILSDDNLDTPDEIDINVDDLDTPDEADSFEYTGQEDQTVIKDASQEESESIPEYTAEEEREDNRLWRTVVIGEQEQRIDMKVIEPYKKVISHGGYYGDGLNAIIVFAACFLPDSSRADYNYVMENLFLYVISTLELMVAEDYMIVYLNGATPRRKMPGLGWMKKCYQMIDRRLRKNLKSFIIVHPSWFIRTILAVTRPFISSKFSSKIQYVGTLAELSELIPMEYVHIPDSIVNIDMKLKE